A window from Vulpes vulpes isolate BD-2025 chromosome 9, VulVul3, whole genome shotgun sequence encodes these proteins:
- the HSD11B1L gene encoding hydroxysteroid 11-beta-dehydrogenase 1-like protein isoform X4: MTTSTLPPGSPGAADRGQRRRRGGAGLSLRSPGLPPGAHGPHRGFPAEGGLDYLVLNHLGATPAGTRSRSVQGTRWLLQVNLLSYVQLTSLALPSLTDSRGSLVVVSSLLGRVPTSFSSPYSAAKFALDGFFGSLRRELDVQDVNVAITVCVLGLRDRASAAEAVRSSTSPLSPLPLPELPGRRSFVFPEGSPPSSRPRAATPIETPLSGWPRPETESSRQKRKSEKNLPAPGKSRSSEFASADRVPGTWSATWKAFPVVRATVGDVVAASILQMRKLRLREGA; this comes from the exons ATGACAACTTCGACCCTG CCTCCAGGGAGCCCGGGTGCTGCTGACCGGGGCCAGCGCAGGCGTCGGGGAGGAGCTGGCCTATCACTACGCTCGCCTGGGCTCCCACCTGGTGCTCACGGCCCACACCGAGGCTTTCCTGCAGAAG GAGGGCTGGACTACCTCGTGCTGAACCACCTCGGCGCCACCCCGGCAGGCACGCGGTCCCGGAGCGTCCAGGGGACACGCTGGCTCCTGCAG GTGAACTTGCTGAGTTACGTGCAGCTGACCTCGCTGGCGCTGCCCAGCCTGACCGACAGCAGAGGCTCCCTGGTGGTCGTGTCCTCGCTGCTCG GCCGCGTGCCCACGTCCTTCTCCAGCCCGTACTCGGCGGCCAAGTTCGCGCTGGACGGCTTCTTCGGCTCCCTGCGGCGGGAGCTGGACGTGCAGGACGTGAACGTGGCCATCACCGTGTGTGTCCTGGGCCTCCGGGACCGCGCCTCGGCCGCCGAGGCAGTCAG GAGCTCAACGTCACCGCTGTCGCCGCTGCCGCTGCCTGAGCTCCCGGGGCGGCGCTCCTTCGTCTTCCCAGAGGGGAGCCCTCCATCCAGCCGTCCCAGAGCGGCGACACCCATCGAGACACCTCTGAGCGGGTGGCCGAGGCCCGAGACAGAGTCAtcaagacagaaaaggaaaagcgAGAAAAACTTGCCAGCCCCTGGAAAGAGCCGCAGCTCCGAGTTTGCAAGCGCTGATCGTGTGCCAGGCACCTGGTCAGCGACTTGGAAGGCGTTTCCAGTCGTCCGGGCCACCGTGGGTGACGTGGTTGCTgcttccattttgcagatgagaaagctgaggctgaGAGAGGGGGCGTga
- the HSD11B1L gene encoding hydroxysteroid 11-beta-dehydrogenase 1-like protein isoform X2 — MTTSTLPPGSPGAADRGQRRRRGGAGLSLRSPGLPPGAHGPHRGFPAEGGRELPEAGRSRGLLHRCGHGLPRGARARGAVCAGQAGRAGLPRAEPPRRHPGRHAVPERPGDTLAPAGELAELRAADLAGAAQPDRQQRLPGGRVLAARPRAHVLLQPVLGGQVRAGRLLRLPAAGAGRAGRERGHHRVCPGPPGPRLGRRGSQGSHEGQGGPGAQGGPGGDPRRCHPRPRRLLPVALPPAGPAPGMAAAPEGLVHPPGAQRHRCRRCRCLSSRGGAPSSSQRGALHPAVPERRHPSRHL, encoded by the exons ATGACAACTTCGACCCTG CCTCCAGGGAGCCCGGGTGCTGCTGACCGGGGCCAGCGCAGGCGTCGGGGAGGAGCTGGCCTATCACTACGCTCGCCTGGGCTCCCACCTGGTGCTCACGGCCCACACCGAGGCTTTCCTGCAGAAG GTGGTAGGGAACTGCCGGAAGCTGGGCGCTCCCGAGGTCTTCTACATCGCTGCGGACATGGCCTCCCCCGAGGTGCCCGGGCGCGTGGTGCAGTTTGCGCTGGACAAGCTgg GAGGGCTGGACTACCTCGTGCTGAACCACCTCGGCGCCACCCCGGCAGGCACGCGGTCCCGGAGCGTCCAGGGGACACGCTGGCTCCTGCAG GTGAACTTGCTGAGTTACGTGCAGCTGACCTCGCTGGCGCTGCCCAGCCTGACCGACAGCAGAGGCTCCCTGGTGGTCGTGTCCTCGCTGCTCG GCCGCGTGCCCACGTCCTTCTCCAGCCCGTACTCGGCGGCCAAGTTCGCGCTGGACGGCTTCTTCGGCTCCCTGCGGCGGGAGCTGGACGTGCAGGACGTGAACGTGGCCATCACCGTGTGTGTCCTGGGCCTCCGGGACCGCGCCTCGGCCGCCGAGGCAGTCAG GGGAGTCACGAGGGCCAAGGCGGCCCCGGGGCCCAAGGCGGCCCTGGCGGTGATCCGCGGCGGTGCCACCCGCGCCCCCGGCGTCTTCTACCCGTGGCGCTTCCACCTGCTGGGCCTGCTCCGGGGATGGCTGCCGCACCCGAGGGCCTGGTTCATCCGCCAGGAGCTCAACGTCACCGCTGTCGCCGCTGCCGCTGCCTGAGCTCCCGGGGCGGCGCTCCTTCGTCTTCCCAGAGGGGAGCCCTCCATCCAGCCGTCCCAGAGCGGCGACACCCATCGAGACACCTCTGA
- the HSD11B1L gene encoding hydroxysteroid 11-beta-dehydrogenase 1-like protein isoform X1, with translation MKVLLLTGLGALFFSYYWDDNFDPASLQGARVLLTGASAGVGEELAYHYARLGSHLVLTAHTEAFLQKVVGNCRKLGAPEVFYIAADMASPEVPGRVVQFALDKLGGLDYLVLNHLGATPAGTRSRSVQGTRWLLQVNLLSYVQLTSLALPSLTDSRGSLVVVSSLLGRVPTSFSSPYSAAKFALDGFFGSLRRELDVQDVNVAITVCVLGLRDRASAAEAVRSSTSPLSPLPLPELPGRRSFVFPEGSPPSSRPRAATPIETPLSGWPRPETESSRQKRKSEKNLPAPGKSRSSEFASADRVPGTWSATWKAFPVVRATVGDVVAASILQMRKLRLREGA, from the exons ATGAAGGTTCTGCTCCTCACGGGGCTGGGAGCCCTGTTCTTCTCCTACTACTGGGATGACAACTTCGACCCTG CCAGCCTCCAGGGAGCCCGGGTGCTGCTGACCGGGGCCAGCGCAGGCGTCGGGGAGGAGCTGGCCTATCACTACGCTCGCCTGGGCTCCCACCTGGTGCTCACGGCCCACACCGAGGCTTTCCTGCAGAAG GTGGTAGGGAACTGCCGGAAGCTGGGCGCTCCCGAGGTCTTCTACATCGCTGCGGACATGGCCTCCCCCGAGGTGCCCGGGCGCGTGGTGCAGTTTGCGCTGGACAAGCTgg GAGGGCTGGACTACCTCGTGCTGAACCACCTCGGCGCCACCCCGGCAGGCACGCGGTCCCGGAGCGTCCAGGGGACACGCTGGCTCCTGCAG GTGAACTTGCTGAGTTACGTGCAGCTGACCTCGCTGGCGCTGCCCAGCCTGACCGACAGCAGAGGCTCCCTGGTGGTCGTGTCCTCGCTGCTCG GCCGCGTGCCCACGTCCTTCTCCAGCCCGTACTCGGCGGCCAAGTTCGCGCTGGACGGCTTCTTCGGCTCCCTGCGGCGGGAGCTGGACGTGCAGGACGTGAACGTGGCCATCACCGTGTGTGTCCTGGGCCTCCGGGACCGCGCCTCGGCCGCCGAGGCAGTCAG GAGCTCAACGTCACCGCTGTCGCCGCTGCCGCTGCCTGAGCTCCCGGGGCGGCGCTCCTTCGTCTTCCCAGAGGGGAGCCCTCCATCCAGCCGTCCCAGAGCGGCGACACCCATCGAGACACCTCTGAGCGGGTGGCCGAGGCCCGAGACAGAGTCAtcaagacagaaaaggaaaagcgAGAAAAACTTGCCAGCCCCTGGAAAGAGCCGCAGCTCCGAGTTTGCAAGCGCTGATCGTGTGCCAGGCACCTGGTCAGCGACTTGGAAGGCGTTTCCAGTCGTCCGGGCCACCGTGGGTGACGTGGTTGCTgcttccattttgcagatgagaaagctgaggctgaGAGAGGGGGCGTga
- the RPL36 gene encoding large ribosomal subunit protein eL36 yields the protein MALRYPMAVGLNKGHKVTKNVSKPRHSRRRGRLTKHTKFVRDMIREVCGFAPYERRAMELLKVSKDKRALKFIKKRVGTHIRAKRKREELSNVLAAMRKAAAKKD from the exons ATGGCTCTGCGCTACCCCATGGCCGTGGGCCTCAACAAGGGCCACAAGGTGACGAAGAACGTGAGCAAGCCGAGGCACAGCCGCCGCCGCGGG CGCCTCACCAAGCACACCAAGTTCGTGCGGGACATGATCCGGGAGGTGTGCGGCTTCGCCCCGTACGAGCGGCGGGCCATGGAGCTGCTCAAGGTGTCCAAGGACAAGCGCGCCCTCAAGTTCATCAAGAAGCGG GTCGGGACGCACATCCGcgccaagaggaagagagaggagctgAGCAACGTGCTGGCGGCCATGCGGAAAGCGGCCGCCAAGAAGGACtga
- the HSD11B1L gene encoding hydroxysteroid 11-beta-dehydrogenase 1-like protein isoform X3 has translation MKVLLLTGLGALFFSYYWDDNFDPASLQGARVLLTGASAGVGEELAYHYARLGSHLVLTAHTEAFLQKVVGNCRKLGAPEVFYIAADMASPEVPGRVVQFALDKLGGLDYLVLNHLGATPAGTRSRSVQGTRWLLQVNLLSYVQLTSLALPSLTDSRGSLVVVSSLLGRVPTSFSSPYSAAKFALDGFFGSLRRELDVQDVNVAITVCVLGLRDRASAAEAVRGVTRAKAAPGPKAALAVIRGGATRAPGVFYPWRFHLLGLLRGWLPHPRAWFIRQELNVTAVAAAAA, from the exons ATGAAGGTTCTGCTCCTCACGGGGCTGGGAGCCCTGTTCTTCTCCTACTACTGGGATGACAACTTCGACCCTG CCAGCCTCCAGGGAGCCCGGGTGCTGCTGACCGGGGCCAGCGCAGGCGTCGGGGAGGAGCTGGCCTATCACTACGCTCGCCTGGGCTCCCACCTGGTGCTCACGGCCCACACCGAGGCTTTCCTGCAGAAG GTGGTAGGGAACTGCCGGAAGCTGGGCGCTCCCGAGGTCTTCTACATCGCTGCGGACATGGCCTCCCCCGAGGTGCCCGGGCGCGTGGTGCAGTTTGCGCTGGACAAGCTgg GAGGGCTGGACTACCTCGTGCTGAACCACCTCGGCGCCACCCCGGCAGGCACGCGGTCCCGGAGCGTCCAGGGGACACGCTGGCTCCTGCAG GTGAACTTGCTGAGTTACGTGCAGCTGACCTCGCTGGCGCTGCCCAGCCTGACCGACAGCAGAGGCTCCCTGGTGGTCGTGTCCTCGCTGCTCG GCCGCGTGCCCACGTCCTTCTCCAGCCCGTACTCGGCGGCCAAGTTCGCGCTGGACGGCTTCTTCGGCTCCCTGCGGCGGGAGCTGGACGTGCAGGACGTGAACGTGGCCATCACCGTGTGTGTCCTGGGCCTCCGGGACCGCGCCTCGGCCGCCGAGGCAGTCAG GGGAGTCACGAGGGCCAAGGCGGCCCCGGGGCCCAAGGCGGCCCTGGCGGTGATCCGCGGCGGTGCCACCCGCGCCCCCGGCGTCTTCTACCCGTGGCGCTTCCACCTGCTGGGCCTGCTCCGGGGATGGCTGCCGCACCCGAGGGCCTGGTTCATCCGCCAGGAGCTCAACGTCACCGCTGTCGCCGCTGCCGCTGCCTGA
- the HSD11B1L gene encoding hydroxysteroid 11-beta-dehydrogenase 1-like protein isoform X5, translating into MASPEVPGRVVQFALDKLGGLDYLVLNHLGATPAGTRSRSVQGTRWLLQVNLLSYVQLTSLALPSLTDSRGSLVVVSSLLGRVPTSFSSPYSAAKFALDGFFGSLRRELDVQDVNVAITVCVLGLRDRASAAEAVRSSTSPLSPLPLPELPGRRSFVFPEGSPPSSRPRAATPIETPLSGWPRPETESSRQKRKSEKNLPAPGKSRSSEFASADRVPGTWSATWKAFPVVRATVGDVVAASILQMRKLRLREGA; encoded by the exons ATGGCCTCCCCCGAGGTGCCCGGGCGCGTGGTGCAGTTTGCGCTGGACAAGCTgg GAGGGCTGGACTACCTCGTGCTGAACCACCTCGGCGCCACCCCGGCAGGCACGCGGTCCCGGAGCGTCCAGGGGACACGCTGGCTCCTGCAG GTGAACTTGCTGAGTTACGTGCAGCTGACCTCGCTGGCGCTGCCCAGCCTGACCGACAGCAGAGGCTCCCTGGTGGTCGTGTCCTCGCTGCTCG GCCGCGTGCCCACGTCCTTCTCCAGCCCGTACTCGGCGGCCAAGTTCGCGCTGGACGGCTTCTTCGGCTCCCTGCGGCGGGAGCTGGACGTGCAGGACGTGAACGTGGCCATCACCGTGTGTGTCCTGGGCCTCCGGGACCGCGCCTCGGCCGCCGAGGCAGTCAG GAGCTCAACGTCACCGCTGTCGCCGCTGCCGCTGCCTGAGCTCCCGGGGCGGCGCTCCTTCGTCTTCCCAGAGGGGAGCCCTCCATCCAGCCGTCCCAGAGCGGCGACACCCATCGAGACACCTCTGAGCGGGTGGCCGAGGCCCGAGACAGAGTCAtcaagacagaaaaggaaaagcgAGAAAAACTTGCCAGCCCCTGGAAAGAGCCGCAGCTCCGAGTTTGCAAGCGCTGATCGTGTGCCAGGCACCTGGTCAGCGACTTGGAAGGCGTTTCCAGTCGTCCGGGCCACCGTGGGTGACGTGGTTGCTgcttccattttgcagatgagaaagctgaggctgaGAGAGGGGGCGTga